A section of the Microbacterium forte genome encodes:
- a CDS encoding ABC transporter permease: MNALRTLVSPRGAVFLLLVILLVAVMILNPSFAEPGQVMRFIQRVAPIAIVAIGQYFVIIAGEFDLSQGSLITAQVIIAGNLVGQDDSRTIPVLLLMIVFGVVVGLVNGVITTLLKVPSFIVTLGMMLALLGGVMWWTGGAATGNPADSFREIGRGGIRDVPLLEFIPWAVFILIGWLALGIWITKRPLGKLLIAVGDNATAVDFAGARSAWVTTRAFVISSLSATLSAVLLVGYAGVHPSVGRGYEFVAITAVVLGGVVLGGGRGWIVAAAAGAFALEALFMLLNIAGVPSTLRDAVQGIIIIAAVAYSAVAFRARRKRGPQTSLDLPTAEPAQTAEPATTSTIHTETRGD; encoded by the coding sequence ATGAACGCGCTGCGCACACTCGTGAGCCCTCGGGGCGCGGTGTTCCTGCTGCTCGTGATCCTGCTCGTGGCGGTCATGATCCTCAACCCGAGCTTCGCCGAGCCGGGCCAGGTCATGAGGTTCATCCAGCGCGTCGCCCCGATCGCGATCGTCGCCATCGGTCAGTACTTCGTCATCATCGCGGGCGAGTTCGACCTGTCGCAGGGCTCGCTGATCACGGCCCAGGTGATCATCGCCGGCAACCTCGTCGGGCAGGACGACTCGCGCACGATTCCCGTGCTGCTGCTCATGATCGTCTTCGGAGTGGTCGTCGGACTCGTCAACGGGGTCATCACGACGCTGCTCAAGGTGCCCTCCTTCATCGTCACGCTCGGCATGATGCTCGCCCTTCTCGGCGGCGTCATGTGGTGGACGGGCGGAGCGGCCACGGGAAACCCGGCAGACAGCTTCCGCGAGATCGGCCGCGGCGGCATCCGCGATGTGCCGCTGCTCGAGTTCATCCCGTGGGCGGTGTTCATCCTCATCGGCTGGCTCGCCCTCGGCATCTGGATCACCAAGCGCCCGCTCGGCAAGCTGCTCATCGCGGTGGGCGACAACGCCACGGCGGTCGACTTCGCCGGTGCGCGCAGCGCCTGGGTCACCACCCGCGCCTTCGTGATCTCGTCACTGTCGGCGACGCTCTCGGCCGTGCTGCTCGTGGGATACGCCGGGGTGCACCCCTCGGTCGGCCGCGGCTACGAATTCGTCGCGATCACGGCCGTCGTCCTCGGTGGCGTCGTTCTGGGCGGCGGTCGAGGCTGGATCGTCGCGGCGGCTGCCGGTGCCTTCGCTCTCGAGGCCCTCTTCATGCTGCTGAACATCGCCGGTGTCCCGTCGACGCTGCGAGACGCCGTGCAGGGCATCATCATCATCGCCGCCGTCGCATACTCCGCCGTGGCCTTCCGCGCACGGCGCAAGCGAGGCCCGCAGACCTCTCTCGATCTCCCGACCGCAGAACCCGCACAGACCGCAGAACCCGCAACAACCAGCACCATCCACACAGAAACCAGAGGAGATTAG